From the genome of Candidatus Thermoplasmatota archaeon:
GTCTTGCATTTTGAGTTGAGCCAGGAACGCCTGCATCCCACATTCAGAGAGTTAATTACTCAACTGGATGTTCAAGGCAAGAAGCAAGGCTATCAACTCAATATTGCTAACGCCTTATGGGGACAGAGGGGCTATGGGTTTCTTAAAGAGTTTCTTGAGCTCACAAAAACCAACTACGGCGCAGGGTTCAACGAAGTAGATTTTGTGAAAGCAACAGAAGAGGCACGCAAAACTATCAACACCTGGGTTGAAAAGCAAACTAAAGATAAGATTAAGGACCTTATAAAGCCGGGTATCCTTAATGCTCTCACACGACTCGTTCTGACTAATGCCATCTACTTCAAGGGCAACTGGGTAAGCCAGTTTGATAGGAAGCAGACTAAAGATTCTCCATTTTATGTGAAAGCCGATAAGAAAGTTCAAATGCCTATGATGTATCAAAAAGGAGACTTCAAGTATATGGAGACGCATAAGCTTCAAGCTCTTGAGTTGCCTTACGTAGGGAGTGAACTATCTATGGTAATCCTATTACCGAAAAATGTGGATGGACTTGTTGAGCTTCAGAATTTGCTTACTTTAGATACTCTAAACGAATGGTTAAGAAATCTACGAGAGCAGGAAGTTGAGGTCTATCTGCCGAGGTTCAAAACGACTTCAGAGTTTATGTTAGCAGAAGTACTTGCATCTATGGGT
Proteins encoded in this window:
- a CDS encoding serpin family protein, with protein sequence VLHFELSQERLHPTFRELITQLDVQGKKQGYQLNIANALWGQRGYGFLKEFLELTKTNYGAGFNEVDFVKATEEARKTINTWVEKQTKDKIKDLIKPGILNALTRLVLTNAIYFKGNWVSQFDRKQTKDSPFYVKADKKVQMPMMYQKGDFKYMETHKLQALELPYVGSELSMVILLPKNVDGLVELQNLLTLDTLNEWLRNLREQEVEVYLPRFKTTSEFMLAEVLASMGMPDAFSLPPADFSGITGNKDLFISAVIHKAFVDVNEEGTEAAAATAVVMKKSVYMPRVFRADHPFIFLIRDVSSEGILFLGRLVNPLE